The following are encoded together in the Fundulus heteroclitus isolate FHET01 chromosome 19, MU-UCD_Fhet_4.1, whole genome shotgun sequence genome:
- the LOC118566991 gene encoding uncharacterized protein LOC118566991, whose product MVEVMGPNRRDLVFRAWTPQDIEENAKSLPDPTLCGEKFATAFTDFGKELHPTGAEIRRVLARKLRATELAKIHNKLPEMGLRVLNPDWDHADNQGFVNAVNGLAEEIKKTFPTKINMTSIYTCKRKADESTDDFIERVIECVTRHSGQAKPSTLGVDGNITVWEALVCDSVIKGLLPQVAEAFKAAYVGWAEEPKLSEVRKHTRHAASLVDEQKRTKKDKTEKKLHLAAISTYQYIGRGERDQKGRGRGGRNREILARTGEPGARGCLSSLWEKRPLVEGLSGS is encoded by the coding sequence ATGGTTGAAGTTATGGGCCCGAATAGACGAGACCTGGTTTTCAGGGCCTGGACACCACAGGACATTGAAGAGAACGCTAAGTCTCTCCCTGATCCCACCCTGTGTGGTGAGAAGTTTGCCACTGCTTTCACTGACTTCGGCAAGGAACTGCATCCAACGGGCGCTGAGATTCGCAGGGTTCTCGCACGCAAACTAAGAGCAACTGAACTGGCAAAGATTCATAACAAACTGCCTGAAATGGGACTGCGAGTTCTTAACCCAGATTGGGATCATGCGGACAATCAAGGGTTCGTGAATGCAGTCAACGGCCTGGCCGAAGAAATTAAGAAGACTTTCCCCACAAAAATCAACATGACAAGCATCTACACCTGCAAGCGGAAGGCTGACGAGTCCACAGACGACTTCATCGAAAGGGTGATAGAGTGTGTCACACGTCACAGTGGACAGGCAAAACCTTCCACACTGGGGGTGGACGGTAACATCACAGTTTGGGAAGCCCTGGTTTGTGATTCGGTCATTAAAGGACTTCTCCCACAAGTTGCCGAGGCATTCAAAGCAGCCTACGTGGGGTGGGCTGAGGAACCAAAACTGTCTGAAGTCCGGAAACACACCAGACATGCAGCCAGTCTGGTAGATgagcaaaaaagaacaaaaaaggacaaGACTGAGAAAAAACTGCATCTGGCTGCCATCTCCACGTATCAATACATCGGCAGAGGAGAAAGAGACCAAAAAGggagaggcagaggaggaagaaacCGAGAGATCCTGGCCAGAACAGGGGAACCCGGGGCAAGAGGATGTCTGTCATCGCTGTGGGAAAAGAGGCCATTGGTGGAGGGACTGTCGGGTTCATAA